From a region of the Candidatus Brocadia sp. genome:
- the ybeY gene encoding rRNA maturation RNase YbeY: MRTSCSPATPKVKLEIINLQKCYPIAPGRIKKLVRRIFSGENKDAELNLVFIDNKGIKKINNTFLGHNYATDVLSFAYHEQSPKNTIAGEILVSVEMAVQQAKSRGCSVEGEIALYLVHGVLHLLGYDDRKKKDAQRMHQREGALLAECGYCVPIPD; this comes from the coding sequence ATGCGTACGAGCTGTAGTCCGGCGACTCCAAAGGTGAAGTTAGAAATTATCAATCTCCAGAAATGCTATCCGATAGCGCCAGGCAGGATAAAAAAACTGGTTCGCAGGATTTTCTCGGGCGAGAATAAGGATGCGGAACTCAACCTTGTTTTTATCGACAATAAGGGCATTAAAAAAATTAATAATACGTTTCTGGGGCACAATTATGCCACCGATGTGCTGAGTTTTGCCTATCATGAACAATCCCCGAAAAATACCATTGCCGGCGAAATCCTTGTCTCCGTTGAAATGGCGGTGCAGCAGGCAAAAAGCCGCGGATGTTCAGTCGAAGGGGAAATCGCCCTGTACCTGGTCCACGGGGTGTTGCATTTGCTGGGATATGATGATCGGAAAAAGAAAGACGCTCAAAGAATGCATCAGAGAGAAGGAGCGCTGCTGGCAGAGTGTGGTTATTGTGTTCCTATTC
- a CDS encoding PhoH family protein codes for MNQKVNVQKDSGIKEYFHNPFAHQNTLILENDAEASILYGSNDRYLRLVRDAFQIQLVARHGVLKLEGEKERVSASRKVLSGLLEIVRTTGRLDADDVEQAIVDVKGETGDETAQTIDVFQRGLFIKPKTEGQAKYIEAIKKNDLVFCIGPAGTGKTYLAVAMALSFLKSGRIRRIVLARPAVEAGEKLGYLPGDIKAKVNPYLRPLYDAIADMMDVGHVKKYLESDIIEILPLAYMRGRTLNDAFIILDEAQNCTVKQMKTFLTRLGVKSKVVVTGDITQVDLPGGELSGLIDVQERLMAIQDISFVYLTKADIIRHKLVQDIVDAYEL; via the coding sequence ATGAATCAAAAAGTTAACGTTCAAAAAGACTCCGGAATAAAAGAATATTTTCATAATCCATTCGCGCACCAAAACACCCTGATCCTCGAGAACGATGCCGAAGCGTCTATCTTATACGGCAGCAACGACCGCTATCTTCGTCTGGTCAGAGACGCCTTTCAGATACAGCTCGTTGCCCGCCACGGGGTGCTAAAACTTGAAGGAGAAAAAGAACGGGTAAGCGCCAGCAGGAAAGTATTGAGCGGATTGCTGGAAATTGTGCGCACGACGGGACGATTGGATGCGGACGACGTCGAACAAGCCATCGTTGATGTCAAGGGCGAGACAGGCGATGAAACCGCCCAGACGATAGACGTATTTCAGCGAGGCCTGTTTATCAAACCGAAGACGGAGGGACAGGCAAAATACATCGAGGCAATCAAAAAAAACGACCTCGTCTTTTGCATCGGACCCGCCGGCACGGGAAAAACCTATCTGGCGGTGGCGATGGCGCTTTCTTTCCTGAAAAGCGGACGCATACGGAGGATTGTCCTTGCCAGGCCGGCTGTTGAGGCGGGAGAGAAACTCGGATACCTGCCGGGCGATATTAAGGCCAAGGTGAACCCCTACCTGCGCCCGCTCTATGACGCCATCGCGGATATGATGGATGTCGGGCATGTGAAAAAATATCTGGAAAGCGACATCATAGAGATTCTGCCGCTTGCCTATATGCGGGGGAGAACGCTCAACGATGCATTCATCATTCTTGATGAGGCGCAAAATTGCACCGTAAAACAGATGAAAACCTTCTTAACGAGGCTGGGTGTCAAATCAAAGGTGGTGGTCACCGGAGATATCACTCAGGTCGATTTGCCGGGTGGAGAATTGTCGGGCTTAATTGACGTCCAGGAAAGACTCATGGCTATTCAGGATATTTCTTTTGTCTATCTGACAAAGGCGGACATCATACGGCATAAATTGGTTCAGGATATTGTTGATGCGTACGAGCTGTAG
- a CDS encoding phosphatidate cytidylyltransferase — translation MSTLQTRITFGVILFALFFGILWLDSLFDTDLGFMSLAIVAGGIGLYEFYHIAGKNGFSPFRISGIAAGVALLVFSWLSLRKDIAVDCRFFREEAMVILVFWLLLIQAVTRGTQDAIKNIAVTIFGIFYVAFLLSFALALRTFPHGLAIVVLVLLVSKFGDIGGYLLGRKYGKHKLAKVISPNKTVEGACFSLASSILISVTFNLIPSIRVMSVPWAIIFGAVVGFSAMLGDLAESLLKRDAQVKDSGRLVPAFGGVLDVIDCLLVSMPVAYYLFVWGKLIEQ, via the coding sequence GTGAGTACCCTTCAGACGAGAATCACCTTTGGCGTTATTCTGTTCGCGCTGTTCTTTGGCATTCTGTGGCTCGATTCCCTGTTTGACACCGATCTCGGATTCATGAGCCTGGCCATTGTAGCGGGCGGAATTGGCTTATACGAATTTTATCATATTGCGGGCAAAAATGGCTTCTCTCCGTTTCGCATATCGGGTATTGCTGCAGGCGTTGCGCTGCTGGTGTTTTCCTGGTTATCGCTCCGCAAAGATATTGCTGTTGATTGCCGTTTTTTCCGTGAGGAAGCGATGGTTATCCTCGTCTTCTGGCTGTTACTCATTCAGGCCGTTACCCGCGGCACCCAGGATGCCATAAAGAATATTGCGGTAACCATTTTCGGCATTTTCTATGTGGCTTTTCTCCTGAGTTTTGCTCTTGCCCTGCGCACCTTTCCCCATGGTCTTGCCATCGTGGTTCTTGTTTTGCTCGTTTCCAAGTTTGGTGACATCGGTGGTTATCTCCTTGGCAGAAAATATGGCAAACACAAACTGGCAAAGGTTATTAGCCCGAACAAAACGGTTGAGGGCGCCTGCTTTTCGCTGGCATCGAGCATTCTGATTTCAGTGACATTCAATCTCATTCCCTCCATCAGGGTGATGAGCGTACCATGGGCAATCATCTTTGGGGCAGTGGTAGGTTTTTCCGCCATGCTGGGAGATTTAGCAGAATCGCTGCTCAAGAGAGACGCGCAGGTAAAGGATTCCGGGCGTCTGGTGCCGGCCTTTGGCGGGGTGCTGGATGTAATTGATTGTCTGCTGGTGAGCATGCCGGTTGCCTATTATCTCTTTGTATGGGGTAAATTGATTGAACAATGA
- a CDS encoding isoprenyl transferase: protein MSENGEAPSHIAIIMDGNGRWARQRGLVRIRGHKEGVESVREITRECAKKHIRQLTLYAFSQENWKRPRREVNLLMKLLKDFLIGERGEIEENNIRLTAIGRISGLPEDVQRELAISIEESKDNTGMVLCLALNYGGRSEIVDAAKNIARSVKAGKMGLEEITEETFRRFLYTSEMTDPDLLIRTGGEMRVSNFLLWEISYTELWVTPVCWPDFRKRHLDEAIQEYARRERRFGGLQE from the coding sequence ATGAGTGAAAACGGAGAGGCGCCTTCCCACATTGCAATAATCATGGATGGCAATGGACGATGGGCGCGGCAGAGGGGTTTGGTAAGGATTCGCGGGCATAAGGAAGGGGTGGAGTCTGTCCGGGAAATTACCCGTGAATGCGCAAAAAAGCATATACGGCAGCTGACGCTGTATGCATTTTCTCAGGAAAATTGGAAAAGACCCAGGCGGGAAGTGAATTTGCTGATGAAACTCCTGAAAGATTTTCTTATCGGGGAGCGGGGGGAGATTGAAGAAAACAATATCCGCCTGACGGCCATAGGCAGAATAAGCGGCCTTCCGGAGGACGTGCAGCGGGAACTCGCTATCAGCATTGAAGAAAGCAAGGACAACACCGGCATGGTGCTTTGTCTCGCGCTTAATTATGGAGGACGTTCTGAGATTGTGGATGCGGCTAAAAATATTGCCAGGAGCGTTAAAGCCGGGAAAATGGGTTTAGAAGAAATTACGGAGGAAACCTTCAGGCGATTTCTCTATACGAGTGAAATGACCGATCCTGATTTGCTTATACGGACGGGAGGAGAGATGCGGGTAAGCAATTTCCTCTTATGGGAAATATCCTATACGGAGCTTTGGGTCACGCCCGTCTGCTGGCCTGATTTCCGAAAAAGGCATCTGGATGAAGCGATTCAGGAATATGCGCGCCGTGAGAGGCGTTTTGGCGGGTTGCAAGAGTGA
- a CDS encoding adenylosuccinate synthase, producing MENLTTGSNTCLVGLQWGDEGKGKIVDILTESFDVVVRYQGGSNAGHTVVINNEKFVLHLIPSGILRKNKWCVIGSGVALDPGQLLEEIGELRKKNIEVSGNLRISELAHLVFPYHKKFDELSESEKGDEKIGTTRRGIGPCYTDKMARNGIRVADLYHPDHFRQRLKKVVEEKNKILVRLYDAEALSWKDIYETYCEYAEQIRPFVCNTVVFMADAVKAKKKILFEGAQGSLLDVDFGTYPFITSSSVTAGGAAVGAGISPRQIHKVLGIMKSYTTRVGSGPFPSELNDALGEYLRKKGGEYGATTGRPRRCGWFDAVAVKHAIMVNGVDSAVLTKLDVLDEQRTIKICVGYTFGDKAYDLFPPDLAARSECQPIYKEVPGWLRDTSKMRDRNDIPSQAKNYIDTLEKILGIPVEMLSVGPDRGQVVNLV from the coding sequence ATGGAAAATTTAACTACAGGCTCGAATACCTGCCTTGTCGGTCTCCAGTGGGGAGACGAAGGTAAAGGTAAGATTGTTGATATCCTTACCGAGTCATTTGATGTCGTTGTCAGGTATCAGGGTGGCAGTAACGCGGGACACACGGTCGTCATCAATAATGAAAAATTCGTTTTACATCTCATTCCTTCAGGCATTCTCAGGAAGAATAAATGGTGCGTCATTGGCAGTGGGGTAGCCCTGGATCCAGGGCAATTGCTGGAAGAGATCGGTGAATTACGGAAAAAAAATATAGAAGTAAGCGGCAATCTCCGCATCAGTGAACTGGCACACCTCGTGTTTCCCTATCACAAGAAGTTCGATGAGCTATCCGAGTCAGAAAAAGGTGACGAAAAAATTGGAACAACCCGCAGGGGCATTGGCCCCTGTTATACCGATAAGATGGCGAGGAACGGTATACGGGTAGCCGATCTTTACCATCCTGATCATTTCAGGCAGAGGTTGAAAAAAGTCGTTGAAGAAAAAAACAAGATCCTCGTGCGTTTGTATGACGCTGAGGCCTTGTCATGGAAGGATATCTATGAGACCTATTGCGAATATGCTGAGCAGATACGGCCCTTCGTGTGCAATACCGTGGTCTTTATGGCTGACGCCGTAAAGGCGAAAAAAAAGATCCTCTTTGAAGGCGCACAGGGTTCTCTGCTCGACGTCGATTTTGGAACGTATCCTTTTATTACCTCTTCTTCGGTGACGGCCGGCGGAGCCGCGGTTGGTGCGGGCATCAGTCCCAGGCAGATCCATAAGGTGCTTGGGATCATGAAATCCTATACGACGCGGGTTGGCAGCGGCCCTTTCCCTTCCGAACTGAATGATGCATTGGGTGAATATTTACGGAAAAAGGGGGGAGAGTATGGCGCTACAACCGGGAGGCCGAGACGTTGCGGCTGGTTTGATGCAGTAGCGGTCAAACATGCCATCATGGTGAACGGTGTGGACAGCGCGGTACTGACAAAGCTGGATGTGTTGGACGAACAGAGAACGATAAAGATCTGTGTGGGGTATACATTTGGCGACAAGGCATACGATCTCTTTCCCCCAGATTTGGCAGCGCGTTCGGAATGTCAGCCGATATACAAGGAAGTGCCAGGCTGGCTGAGAGACACATCAAAAATGCGCGACAGGAACGATATTCCCTCTCAGGCAAAAAATTATATAGACACCCTTGAAAAGATTTTGGGGATTCCGGTAGAAATGCTTTCTGTCGGTCCTGACCGGGGCCAGGTTGTGAATCTCGTATGA